In Gimesia sp., a single genomic region encodes these proteins:
- a CDS encoding DUF1501 domain-containing protein — protein MLNIFDGAANRFCNRVSRRNFIKVGALGFGGLTLPQLLRAEQQSGTGKSHKSIIMIYLPGGPPHQDMYDLKMDAPSEIRGEFNPISTNVPDIKICEHLPRLASLADKSIFVNSLVGSIGQHASFQCMTGHSDRNQPAGGWPEIGSALSRLKGDPRATAPAYVNLSPKMQHTPYNFGKNSFLGTSHTPFNPNGEMKGDMTLNGITLDRLQDRKQLLTSFDQFRRDADNSGSMEGLDAFNEQAFGVLSSGRLVEALDVSKEDPAVRERYGKGTSRKQGDAAPRLNEQFLLARRLVEAGARMVTLSYSFWDWHGSNFKRAKENFPDFDQAITALIEDLHQRGLAEDTTVIAWGEFGRTPKINNNSGRDHWPRVCNALLACGGMKTGQVIGTTDRLGGEADDRPVHFQEVFATLYHNMGIDIERVTLPDHAGRPQYLVDSGYLPMPEIV, from the coding sequence ATGCTGAATATTTTCGACGGAGCTGCCAACCGATTCTGCAATCGCGTCTCACGCCGCAATTTCATCAAGGTCGGCGCGCTGGGATTCGGCGGTCTGACGCTCCCACAACTTCTGCGGGCAGAACAACAGTCGGGTACCGGGAAATCACACAAGTCGATCATCATGATCTACCTCCCGGGTGGACCGCCGCATCAGGACATGTACGATCTCAAGATGGATGCGCCTTCCGAAATTCGAGGCGAGTTCAACCCGATCTCCACGAATGTACCGGACATCAAAATCTGTGAGCATCTGCCCCGCCTGGCCAGTCTCGCTGATAAAAGTATCTTCGTGAATTCACTCGTCGGGTCTATTGGTCAACACGCTTCGTTTCAATGTATGACCGGACACAGCGATCGCAATCAGCCTGCAGGTGGATGGCCGGAAATCGGTTCTGCTCTCTCGCGCCTCAAAGGCGATCCGCGGGCAACGGCCCCTGCGTATGTGAACCTCTCGCCGAAGATGCAGCACACGCCCTACAACTTCGGAAAAAACAGTTTCCTGGGCACCTCACATACTCCCTTCAATCCGAACGGGGAAATGAAGGGGGATATGACCCTCAATGGAATTACCCTGGACCGTCTGCAGGATCGAAAGCAACTCTTAACGAGTTTCGATCAGTTCCGCCGCGATGCAGATAACAGCGGCTCCATGGAAGGCCTGGACGCCTTTAACGAACAGGCATTCGGCGTTCTCTCCTCCGGACGACTCGTCGAAGCACTCGATGTCTCCAAAGAAGATCCCGCGGTTCGGGAACGTTACGGCAAAGGGACTTCGCGCAAGCAGGGGGACGCCGCCCCTCGTCTGAACGAACAGTTCCTGCTGGCCCGTCGACTCGTTGAAGCGGGGGCCCGCATGGTGACGTTGAGTTACAGCTTCTGGGACTGGCATGGCAGCAACTTCAAACGGGCCAAAGAGAACTTCCCCGATTTCGATCAGGCCATCACCGCTCTGATTGAAGACCTGCATCAGCGGGGACTTGCCGAAGACACGACCGTCATCGCCTGGGGCGAATTTGGACGGACTCCCAAGATCAACAACAACAGCGGTCGGGATCACTGGCCCCGCGTCTGTAACGCACTGCTCGCCTGTGGTGGAATGAAGACTGGCCAGGTGATTGGCACCACTGATCGTCTTGGCGGCGAAGCGGATGACCGTCCTGTCCACTTCCAGGAAGTCTTTGCGACCCTCTACCACAATATGGGAATCGACATCGAGCGGGTCACCCTGCCCGATCACGCCGGTCGTCCCCAGTATCTGGTCGACAGCGGCTATCTCCCAATGCCGGAAATCGTCTAA
- a CDS encoding protein tyrosine phosphatase family protein, protein MRCFQTAPLLLIFCLATYPTTVWGDSKTEAASRMLQAEELGQISPLHRSGQIYLAGQPGEEDFNLIQKAGVKTVINLRPSRELKWDEAMYLKMLNLDYVQIPFRAPESLTPAIFDQCRKLLNDKSKQPLVLHCASANRVGAIWLTHRVLDDGLSFEAALAEAKQVGLKTPGYIEQARAYIAQQGKAE, encoded by the coding sequence ATGCGATGCTTTCAAACCGCTCCCCTGCTGCTGATATTCTGCCTCGCGACTTACCCGACGACTGTCTGGGGTGACTCCAAAACAGAGGCCGCCTCCCGAATGCTGCAGGCGGAGGAACTGGGACAGATCTCTCCCCTGCACCGGAGTGGCCAGATCTACCTCGCAGGTCAGCCGGGAGAAGAAGATTTCAACCTGATTCAGAAAGCGGGCGTTAAGACGGTGATTAATCTGCGTCCTTCAAGGGAGCTGAAATGGGACGAAGCGATGTACCTGAAGATGCTGAATCTGGATTATGTGCAGATTCCCTTCAGGGCGCCGGAATCATTGACGCCTGCGATTTTCGACCAGTGCCGCAAACTGCTGAATGACAAATCGAAGCAGCCTCTGGTTCTGCATTGTGCATCAGCCAACCGCGTGGGAGCAATCTGGCTGACGCATCGTGTGCTGGACGACGGCCTCAGTTTCGAAGCGGCCCTCGCAGAAGCCAAACAGGTCGGACTGAAAACCCCGGGTTACATCGAGCAGGCCAGAGCGTATATCGCCCAGCAAGGGAAAGCGGAGTAA
- a CDS encoding glycosyltransferase family 4 protein translates to MTPPPDKKLHVAIITSGGAGMFCGACMHDNTWTKAMMLQGAEATLVPTYTPIRVDEENMTGSPVFLGGINVYLNYRSRIWRALPRFLKHWLDTPWIINLATSFGVSNDAHELGALTVNLLEGEQGAEGVEIEELARFLGETLKPDVICLSNALLSGTIRTIKQHFKGPLFCILQGDDVFLEELGEPYRSRSLELIRSNVQQLDGVLVHSDYYRDFMSAYLDVPVDHFRKVLLGINLDGYDGTPETSIEEPFTIGFFARICKEKGLQNAVEAFKIFHERHPDSRLLVGGFLGKENEAWFRETTAPLDELQDAYRYWGSPASHEEKVDFYKSLSVLSVPTEYHEPKGIFVLEALANGVPVVQPAHGAFPELIEQTAGGLLVPPGDTLALVEAWERLYQDKDYRKQLAQQGYERVRQCFNSELMATESLQFFRDRLAAATPAENPR, encoded by the coding sequence ATGACCCCACCGCCAGACAAGAAACTGCATGTCGCCATCATCACCTCCGGAGGAGCAGGGATGTTCTGCGGTGCATGCATGCACGACAACACCTGGACCAAAGCCATGATGTTGCAGGGGGCCGAAGCAACCCTCGTCCCCACCTACACTCCCATTCGCGTCGACGAAGAAAACATGACCGGCTCCCCGGTCTTCCTGGGAGGGATCAACGTCTATCTGAATTACCGTTCCCGCATCTGGCGCGCTCTGCCCCGCTTCCTCAAACACTGGCTGGACACACCCTGGATCATTAACCTCGCGACCAGTTTCGGGGTCAGTAATGACGCCCACGAACTGGGCGCCCTGACCGTCAATCTGCTGGAAGGAGAACAGGGAGCCGAAGGTGTCGAAATTGAAGAACTCGCCCGGTTCCTCGGTGAGACGCTCAAGCCCGATGTCATCTGCCTCAGCAACGCCCTGCTCTCGGGGACCATCAGGACCATCAAGCAGCATTTCAAGGGACCCCTGTTCTGCATTCTTCAGGGAGACGATGTCTTTCTGGAAGAACTCGGAGAACCCTACCGCAGCCGTTCGCTGGAACTGATCCGCTCGAACGTGCAACAACTGGATGGCGTTCTCGTACACAGTGATTACTACCGCGATTTCATGTCCGCTTACCTGGATGTGCCCGTCGACCATTTCCGCAAAGTCCTGCTCGGCATCAATCTGGATGGCTATGACGGCACGCCGGAGACCAGCATCGAAGAACCTTTCACCATCGGCTTCTTCGCCCGTATCTGTAAAGAAAAAGGCCTGCAAAACGCCGTCGAAGCCTTCAAGATCTTCCACGAGCGCCATCCCGACAGCCGCCTGCTGGTGGGAGGCTTTCTTGGTAAAGAAAACGAAGCCTGGTTCAGGGAGACCACCGCGCCCCTGGATGAACTTCAGGACGCCTACCGCTACTGGGGCAGCCCCGCTTCGCACGAGGAAAAAGTCGACTTCTACAAAAGCCTCTCCGTCCTCTCCGTGCCGACCGAATACCACGAACCCAAGGGGATCTTCGTGCTGGAAGCCCTCGCGAACGGCGTCCCCGTCGTCCAGCCCGCCCACGGTGCCTTTCCGGAATTGATCGAACAGACCGCCGGCGGACTGCTCGTTCCCCCGGGAGATACCCTGGCACTCGTCGAGGCCTGGGAACGTCTGTACCAGGACAAGGATTACCGTAAACAACTGGCACAACAGGGTTACGAACGCGTGCGCCAGTGCTTCAACTCTGAGCTGATGGCCACCGAAAGCCTGCAGTTTTTCCGCGATCGCCTCGCCGCTGCGACTCCCGCCGAGAACCCGCGCTAA
- a CDS encoding 2,3-bisphosphoglycerate-independent phosphoglycerate mutase, giving the protein MADLHALMKKLQKKNDSKIVLLVSDGLGGLPLEPGGKTELETANTPNLDELAKNGTLGRSIPVLPGITPGSGPGHLGLFGYDPLQFNIGRGVLEALGIDFELGPDDVAIRGNFCTLDDDGNITDRRAGRIASDIGVELCKKLDQIEIPGVEVFVRPVKEYRLVIVLRAKGLGGDINDTDPQKTGVPPLEPVGQNEASQKTAEICKEFLKQAGEILKDDRPANLLTMRGIAKMPEIPTFEEVYGTRAAAIAVYPMYRGLARLVSMDVKDAGQTLESQMDCLEKIWDDYDFFFVHYKYTDSTGEDGNFAAKVAKTEEVDSCIPRIKALKPDVLIVTGDHSTPSKMKSHSWHPVPVLLSAENARFDGCQSFGEAECIKGGLGQFEAKYLMSMAMAHAGRLEKYGA; this is encoded by the coding sequence ATGGCTGATTTGCATGCGTTAATGAAAAAACTGCAGAAGAAAAATGATTCCAAGATTGTTCTGCTCGTCTCTGACGGACTGGGCGGACTCCCCCTGGAACCGGGCGGAAAAACCGAACTGGAAACAGCCAACACCCCTAACCTCGACGAACTGGCCAAAAACGGAACCCTGGGACGCAGCATTCCCGTGCTCCCTGGCATCACTCCCGGGAGTGGCCCCGGTCACTTGGGACTGTTCGGTTACGATCCGCTGCAGTTCAACATCGGTCGCGGTGTACTCGAAGCGCTGGGCATCGATTTTGAACTCGGTCCCGATGACGTCGCCATCCGAGGCAACTTCTGTACGCTCGACGATGATGGCAACATCACCGACCGTCGTGCCGGTCGCATCGCCAGCGATATCGGAGTCGAGCTCTGCAAGAAACTCGATCAGATCGAAATTCCCGGCGTCGAAGTTTTCGTCCGTCCGGTCAAAGAATACCGCCTGGTGATCGTCCTGCGGGCCAAAGGCCTGGGCGGCGACATCAACGATACCGATCCTCAGAAAACCGGCGTACCTCCTCTCGAACCAGTCGGACAGAACGAAGCCTCTCAGAAGACCGCCGAGATCTGTAAGGAATTCCTCAAGCAGGCTGGCGAGATCCTCAAAGACGATCGTCCTGCCAACCTGCTCACCATGCGGGGCATCGCCAAGATGCCGGAGATCCCCACCTTCGAAGAAGTCTACGGCACCCGTGCCGCTGCCATTGCCGTCTATCCGATGTACCGTGGGCTGGCCCGCCTGGTCAGCATGGACGTCAAAGATGCCGGCCAGACCCTCGAATCGCAGATGGACTGCCTCGAAAAGATCTGGGACGATTACGACTTCTTCTTCGTGCACTACAAATACACCGACTCCACCGGCGAAGATGGTAACTTCGCTGCCAAGGTCGCCAAGACCGAAGAAGTCGATTCCTGCATCCCCCGCATCAAGGCACTCAAGCCGGATGTGCTCATCGTCACCGGCGACCACAGCACACCGTCCAAAATGAAATCGCACAGCTGGCACCCCGTGCCTGTACTGCTGTCTGCGGAAAACGCCCGATTTGATGGCTGCCAGAGCTTCGGTGAAGCCGAGTGCATTAAAGGCGGACTGGGACAGTTTGAAGCCAAGTACCTGATGTCCATGGCTATGGCGCACGCCGGTCGCCTGGAAAAATATGGTGCCTGA
- a CDS encoding type 1 glutamine amidotransferase, with product MLQQLRYLLLQVRNSDDPMKQQEVNCFARSLDVDTSQIAVFDLLGGPLTEVDLVSHDVVFIGGSGHYSAAGEGRWLEIALESLRVVHDLRKPTFASCWGFQAMARAMGGRVVHDLNRAEIGVHHVNLTAAGQADPIFGPAGDILQGLMGHEDTVVELPPGTELLASTDRVENQAYRFLDRPIYCTQFHPELDRESFLGRLNTYPEYVEKIAGLSLDEFRHSIHDTPETMALLKRFVQEIAPRHLNQT from the coding sequence ATGCTGCAACAACTTCGCTACCTCCTGTTACAGGTTCGCAATTCAGACGATCCGATGAAACAGCAGGAAGTCAACTGTTTCGCCCGCTCCCTGGATGTCGACACCAGCCAGATCGCCGTCTTCGATCTGCTCGGCGGTCCATTAACGGAAGTCGATCTCGTGTCTCATGATGTCGTCTTCATCGGCGGCAGTGGTCACTATTCCGCCGCAGGAGAAGGTCGCTGGCTGGAGATTGCCCTGGAAAGTCTGCGGGTTGTGCACGATCTCCGTAAACCCACGTTCGCTTCCTGCTGGGGATTCCAGGCAATGGCCCGCGCCATGGGAGGCCGCGTGGTCCACGATCTCAACCGGGCAGAAATCGGTGTCCATCACGTCAACCTGACCGCTGCAGGACAGGCTGATCCCATCTTCGGCCCCGCAGGCGATATTCTGCAAGGTCTGATGGGTCATGAAGATACGGTCGTTGAACTACCTCCGGGAACCGAACTGCTCGCCTCCACTGATCGTGTGGAAAATCAGGCGTATCGTTTCCTCGATCGCCCCATTTATTGCACTCAGTTCCATCCTGAACTCGACCGGGAATCGTTCCTGGGCCGCCTTAATACCTACCCCGAATATGTCGAGAAAATCGCCGGACTCTCCCTCGATGAGTTCCGCCACTCGATTCACGATACACCCGAAACCATGGCTCTGTTAAAACGTTTCGTGCAGGAGATCGCCCCCCGGCATCTGAACCAGACCTGA
- a CDS encoding protein tyrosine phosphatase family protein, with amino-acid sequence MDNTMQISDQITVGPQPNRDEIYEFGNEGFKSIVNFRTANEEGMPLTPEAEGKAVESAGMKYCHIPVSMNMLDDRQVDEFREQFEALPKPIFAHCKSGKRAGAMAMMKRAVENGMSGEQTLQKAEEMGFQCDKPELKDFVKHYVDTHDK; translated from the coding sequence ATGGATAACACGATGCAAATCAGTGATCAGATTACCGTTGGACCTCAGCCGAACCGGGACGAAATTTACGAATTCGGCAACGAAGGTTTCAAATCAATTGTGAACTTTCGCACTGCCAATGAAGAAGGAATGCCTTTGACACCCGAAGCGGAAGGAAAAGCCGTTGAGTCAGCGGGAATGAAATACTGCCACATTCCTGTTTCCATGAACATGCTGGACGATAGACAGGTCGACGAATTTCGTGAGCAGTTTGAGGCATTGCCCAAACCGATTTTCGCTCACTGTAAAAGTGGTAAGCGCGCCGGTGCGATGGCCATGATGAAACGCGCCGTCGAAAACGGAATGTCCGGCGAACAGACCCTGCAGAAAGCAGAAGAGATGGGCTTCCAGTGTGACAAACCTGAACTCAAGGACTTCGTCAAGCACTACGTTGATACGCACGACAAATAA
- a CDS encoding MotA/TolQ/ExbB proton channel family protein: MSQYLSQLSGLSTFIIILACGAHLFFFFVLWVWSRRDLRGIASSLDDFTRGLKHRSLLDSTGHLSDQIEAFLADVNETIEPGANPADRKVLSERVHILDEKRRYLNSHFFETCYNICRTMIEAYPLAGVLGTILAMGAALQANTGAENGSAISSIVSHFGDAIWSTFVGLAAAILLMFINSILETSFLGLVENRQHVRDTVVRAKRELAFAEGSAAKS; the protein is encoded by the coding sequence ATGTCGCAGTACTTAAGCCAGCTTTCAGGACTCTCCACCTTCATCATCATTCTGGCCTGTGGAGCGCACCTGTTCTTCTTCTTTGTACTCTGGGTCTGGTCCCGCCGCGATCTGCGGGGCATCGCCTCATCCCTGGATGACTTCACCCGCGGACTCAAGCACCGTAGCCTGCTCGATTCCACCGGTCACCTCTCCGATCAGATCGAAGCCTTTCTCGCAGACGTCAACGAAACCATTGAACCGGGCGCCAATCCGGCTGACCGCAAGGTGCTCTCCGAACGCGTGCATATTCTCGATGAAAAACGCCGCTATCTCAATTCGCACTTCTTCGAGACCTGCTACAACATCTGTCGCACGATGATCGAGGCCTACCCCCTCGCCGGGGTCTTGGGAACGATCCTCGCCATGGGCGCGGCTCTGCAGGCGAATACCGGAGCCGAAAACGGTTCCGCCATCAGTTCCATCGTCAGTCACTTCGGTGATGCCATCTGGTCCACGTTCGTCGGCCTGGCTGCTGCCATACTGCTGATGTTTATCAACAGTATTCTGGAAACCTCGTTTCTCGGCCTGGTCGAAAACCGGCAACATGTCCGCGATACCGTCGTCCGCGCCAAACGGGAACTGGCATTCGCAGAGGGGAGTGCCGCGAAATCATGA
- a CDS encoding Rho termination factor N-terminal domain-containing protein, translating into MPTTWTQKDEKQYKKIRESALERGKSSSEAKEIAARTVNKQRRKEGRTPQETTQGTGNPHTRLEDRTVDELYNLAKEHHIQGRSKLNKAELIEAIRDKR; encoded by the coding sequence ATGCCGACCACCTGGACACAAAAAGATGAAAAGCAGTACAAGAAAATCAGAGAGAGTGCCCTTGAGCGAGGAAAATCCAGTTCCGAGGCGAAAGAGATCGCCGCGCGCACAGTCAATAAACAACGGCGGAAAGAGGGAAGAACGCCCCAGGAGACCACTCAGGGAACCGGTAACCCTCACACACGTCTGGAAGACCGCACTGTAGATGAACTTTACAATCTCGCGAAAGAGCATCACATTCAGGGCCGCAGCAAGCTGAATAAAGCTGAGCTGATCGAAGCCATTCGTGACAAACGCTAG
- a CDS encoding MBL fold metallo-hydrolase has translation MIFYPRFVPGLAISSYLIGDDQSGAAVVIDPPRDVDDFIEFARQQDLHIEYIIETHVHADFVSGSCELKARLNNQPQIYCSAYGAADWTQSFADRHVSADDTLSLGKLRFEFRHVPGHTPEHIAILLFDESRSPDTPWCMFTGDFLFVGDVGRPDLLGEAEQQKLAHQLYESVFTRIEALPDFLEIFPAHGAGSLCGKAIGSRRSSTLGFERRFSSVLQKQDEQPWIEDLLQDMPLSPSYFSRMKRINKEGPAIIGPELPGQKRWSAKQVAERQCQDCLIVDVRSKEAFAAAHIPDSINIPMGSNLPTWAGWVLPYDRPILLVVDQPSQVQEVVTNLLRVGFDDIQGYLEGGINAWETAGFPLEMLETISVRDLHHKLRQQHPLTVLDVRTEREWEAGHIKGALHIHGGALQERFEEIPLEQPVAVVCGSGYRASIASSFIRRAGFTDVANVLGGMSAWKAADLPLNA, from the coding sequence ATGATTTTTTATCCACGGTTTGTGCCGGGGCTGGCGATAAGTTCGTACCTGATCGGTGATGATCAGAGCGGGGCCGCGGTCGTGATTGACCCGCCCCGCGATGTCGATGACTTCATTGAATTTGCCCGCCAGCAAGATTTGCACATTGAATATATTATCGAGACCCACGTGCATGCCGACTTTGTTTCCGGCTCATGTGAGTTGAAAGCGCGACTGAACAATCAACCGCAGATTTACTGTTCAGCGTATGGCGCTGCGGACTGGACTCAATCATTCGCTGATCGTCATGTATCAGCAGACGACACGCTGTCGTTAGGGAAGCTTCGGTTCGAGTTTCGGCATGTTCCCGGTCACACACCCGAACACATCGCCATACTGCTCTTCGACGAATCCCGCAGCCCGGATACGCCCTGGTGCATGTTTACAGGGGACTTTCTGTTCGTAGGCGATGTCGGACGTCCGGATCTGTTGGGCGAAGCCGAACAACAGAAGCTCGCGCACCAACTTTATGAAAGCGTGTTTACGAGAATCGAGGCCCTGCCCGATTTCCTGGAAATCTTTCCTGCACACGGGGCCGGTTCTCTGTGTGGAAAAGCGATTGGCTCGCGACGTTCGTCCACACTGGGTTTTGAAAGGCGTTTCAGCAGTGTCTTGCAGAAGCAGGACGAACAACCCTGGATCGAAGACCTGCTGCAGGACATGCCGCTCTCCCCTTCCTATTTCAGTCGCATGAAACGAATCAATAAGGAAGGTCCGGCGATCATCGGACCGGAACTCCCGGGACAGAAACGCTGGTCGGCGAAACAGGTTGCAGAGCGACAGTGTCAGGATTGCCTGATTGTCGATGTCCGTTCCAAAGAGGCGTTCGCGGCAGCACACATCCCGGATTCTATTAACATTCCTATGGGATCAAATCTGCCTACCTGGGCGGGCTGGGTTCTCCCTTATGACCGTCCGATTCTGCTCGTCGTCGATCAGCCATCTCAGGTGCAAGAAGTCGTCACCAATCTGCTTCGCGTCGGTTTCGACGACATTCAGGGCTATCTCGAAGGGGGCATCAATGCCTGGGAAACAGCGGGATTCCCTTTGGAAATGCTGGAGACCATTTCAGTCCGGGACCTGCATCACAAACTGCGGCAGCAGCACCCGCTGACGGTGCTGGATGTTCGCACCGAACGGGAATGGGAAGCCGGTCACATCAAAGGGGCACTCCACATTCACGGCGGTGCTTTGCAGGAACGCTTTGAGGAAATCCCCCTGGAACAACCGGTGGCGGTGGTCTGTGGCTCTGGTTATCGCGCATCGATCGCCTCCTCGTTCATCCGCCGCGCCGGTTTCACTGATGTGGCAAACGTCCTCGGGGGTATGTCCGCCTGGAAAGCCGCAGACCTGCCCTTAAATGCCTGA
- a CDS encoding glycine C-acetyltransferase — protein MYGSIKQELEKTLAEIKDAGLYKSERIITTPQDAHIRVAAGEPVLNMCANNYLGLAEHPEVIAAAHEGLDQWGYGLSSVRFICGTQSIHKDLEQKLSTFLGTEDTILYTSCFDANGGLFETLLTKEDAIISDELNHASIIDGVRLCKAQRFRYKNNNMQDLEEQLKAAQSARFRLIATDGVFSMDGYIANLPAICDLADKYDALVMVDDSHAVGFMGAHGKGTHEFHDVMERVDILTGTLGKALGGASGGYTSGRKEVIDLLRQRSRPYLFSNSVAPPIVAASIKAIDLLTASTELRDKLEANTKHFRAGISQVGFDVLPGEHPIVPIMLGDASLAAQVADALLQKGIYVIGFSYPVVPQGKARIRTQISAAHSIEDLDFAIEKFKEVREELGI, from the coding sequence ATGTACGGATCGATCAAACAGGAACTGGAAAAGACGCTCGCAGAAATCAAGGACGCCGGTCTGTATAAGTCGGAGCGGATCATCACCACGCCGCAGGATGCACACATTCGCGTGGCAGCCGGTGAGCCGGTGTTGAACATGTGCGCAAATAATTATCTCGGACTGGCCGAACATCCAGAGGTGATTGCAGCAGCACACGAAGGTTTAGACCAGTGGGGCTACGGTTTGTCCTCGGTCCGGTTCATCTGTGGGACCCAGTCGATACACAAGGACCTGGAGCAGAAACTGAGTACGTTCCTGGGGACGGAAGATACGATCCTGTATACATCGTGCTTCGATGCGAACGGTGGGCTGTTTGAAACACTGCTCACAAAAGAGGATGCGATCATTTCGGATGAGCTGAATCATGCGAGCATCATTGACGGCGTGCGGCTCTGCAAAGCGCAGCGGTTCCGCTACAAGAACAACAACATGCAGGATCTGGAAGAACAACTCAAGGCGGCACAGTCGGCCCGGTTCCGCCTGATTGCCACCGATGGTGTATTTTCAATGGACGGATACATTGCCAATCTACCGGCGATCTGTGATCTGGCGGATAAGTATGATGCACTGGTGATGGTCGACGATTCACATGCGGTTGGCTTCATGGGAGCGCACGGCAAGGGGACGCATGAATTCCACGACGTAATGGAGCGGGTTGACATTCTGACGGGAACGCTGGGCAAGGCACTCGGTGGTGCCAGCGGTGGTTACACCAGTGGTCGCAAGGAAGTGATCGATCTGCTGCGACAGCGGTCGCGTCCGTACCTGTTCTCGAATTCCGTCGCTCCACCGATTGTGGCTGCGTCGATCAAAGCCATCGACCTGCTGACCGCTTCAACGGAACTCCGCGACAAGCTGGAAGCGAACACGAAACATTTCCGCGCAGGAATCTCGCAGGTCGGCTTTGATGTGCTGCCGGGCGAGCATCCGATTGTGCCCATCATGCTGGGTGATGCGTCGCTGGCAGCCCAGGTCGCGGACGCGTTATTGCAGAAGGGGATCTACGTGATCGGGTTCTCTTATCCCGTGGTGCCTCAGGGCAAGGCGCGGATCCGGACCCAGATTTCCGCGGCGCACTCGATTGAAGATCTGGATTTCGCGATCGAGAAATTCAAAGAGGTCCGCGAAGAGTTGGGGATTTAA
- a CDS encoding methyltransferase domain-containing protein produces the protein MDISRSPGEDTTSITSTLPCFLRGFFENPLQVASCIPSSSYLQRKLSSLACLSNAKTVIELGPGTGETTKALLQAMSDQSKLLCVEVVEEFAASLQQIADSRLIVEIGSALDLESILKRNYFTSADAIVSGIPFSVLSPEEGRTLMESIYQQLSPGGAFVTYQFRSSVCDLATEYFGPPEKRSMVLWNLPPLEIFVWEKSVLECHHVSHNARSIKA, from the coding sequence ATGGATATTTCACGTTCGCCAGGTGAGGACACTACATCGATCACTTCGACCCTGCCCTGTTTTCTGCGTGGCTTCTTCGAGAACCCGCTGCAGGTGGCTTCCTGTATTCCCAGTTCCAGTTACCTGCAACGCAAACTGAGCTCACTTGCCTGTCTGAGTAACGCCAAAACCGTTATCGAACTCGGACCGGGAACCGGCGAGACGACAAAGGCCCTGCTGCAGGCTATGTCTGATCAGTCCAAGTTGCTCTGTGTGGAAGTGGTCGAAGAGTTCGCTGCATCGCTCCAGCAGATCGCAGACTCGCGTCTGATCGTCGAGATCGGTTCTGCCCTCGATCTGGAATCCATTCTGAAGCGGAACTACTTTACCTCGGCTGATGCCATCGTCTCGGGGATTCCGTTCTCAGTCCTCTCGCCGGAAGAGGGACGCACATTGATGGAATCCATCTATCAGCAACTCTCCCCCGGCGGTGCTTTCGTGACATACCAGTTCCGCAGCAGTGTCTGTGATCTGGCAACAGAATACTTCGGTCCTCCCGAGAAACGTTCGATGGTATTGTGGAATCTGCCACCCCTGGAGATCTTCGTCTGGGAAAAGTCGGTACTGGAATGCCACCATGTCAGTCACAACGCCAGGTCGATCAAAGCCTGA